The segment GTGAGTGATAGTCAGGGCTTCCATCTTTTTGCTTCCCGCGTCGTTGAAAGTGAACGCGACTGCTGGGTCTCCACGTTCATCAAAAGTGACAGCGGCGAAAGCTAAGTCCTCACCGTTGACGGCTTGGGTTTCTTCCACCAGGGTCAGTACGTCGATCGATCGAATGGCTTGTTCTTGCATCCATTGAGCGATCTTGATTTTGTTGTCATTCCCCAAGACCTGATTGGGCAGCGAAAGGACTTCGCCCGTTTCAGAATCGCGAACGATTGGCGATCTGAGATCTACATTTAGAGATGTGATTCGGTCGTTGAGCATGGCTGTGTCATCAAAGCCAACGGTCACCCACCTGCCCACAATGGTGCCGTCTGTATTCAGTACATCACGTGATAGCGATGGCGGGTCGCCGGCTTGTTCGACCCGTTTGGACAATGAAATATTTTGATCTCGATCCGCAATCGGAAGGAATCGCAGAACGCCAGCCGAAACAAGGAGGTCTTTCGCAACGGCAAGGTCCATTGGATCTTGCGTCGGCAAGATGACCTCGACATGAGCTTCATCCAAAGCGTTCACCTGCATCCCCGGCCCGAAAAAATGACGGAGCCGCCGGGTCAATGGCTCGACCATTTCAGAGCTCGTGACGATCTCCGATTGCGAATCCAATCGCTGGATGGCGTAAACCAACTGGGTTGCAGGAACGATTGGTTGATATAAAAACACAAACGCGATGGCCGTGATCACGGCGACCAGCAAGAACACGCCAGCCGCGATCACGAAGCCGCGAAAGAGGTTTCTGGATGTGTTTCTGCTTTCGAAGTCGTCCTGAAGAAGGCCGCTTTGATTTGTCATGAACGTCACTGTGGTCGAGGTCGCGGACGAAGAATCCAGAGTGAATGATACTGAATTGGGTCACTGCTGGGCGAGTTCTTGGTTGTCGGCAGGTTCCTCGGACGCGTCCCTGAACCAGCCGCTGGTTTTCAAGCAGAACTTGACCAAAGCCAGCATCAATGGGACTTCGATCAAAACGCCAACGACGGTGGCCAAGGCGGCTCCCGATGACAAGCCATACAGCATCGTGGCGGTTGCAATCGCAACTTCGAAGTGATTGGATGCACCGATCATCGCAGTGGGGGCGGCACTTTGGTAGCTGAATCCAAACGCTTTGGACAAACCGTAACCGAGCGCGAAGATCAGTACCGTTTGGATTGTCAGCGGAATCGCGATCCAAAGAATCGTCAGCGGGTTGGCAACGATCGTTTCGCCTTTGAAGGAGAACAGGAGAACCAATGTTGCGAGCAACGCTGTTGTTGTCACAGGTGATAGATAGTGAAGGAATCGCTCCTTGAACCAGGTTGCTCCCTTGGTTGCAATGAGCCATCTGCGTGTGAAGTATCCGGTCGCCAAAGGAAGAGCGACGTAGATCGCGATCGACAGCAGCAACGCTTTCCAAGGAACCGGAAGTTGGCCTACGCCTAACAAGACGCCTCCCAGCAATCCGTACAGCACCAGCATCATCAGCGAATTGATTGCCACCATGACCAACGTGTGCCCGTCGTTGCCTTTGGCGAGAAAGCCCCACACCAAGACCATGGCGGTGCACGGAGCGATCCCAAGCAGGATGCAGCCCGCCAAGTAGCTTCGCCACAACGGCACCTCTAGCATCTTGACCCCATCCACCATCACGGCTTTGCCGGCGCCATAAGTCGCACCGACTTCGATGTCCGCACCGAGGGGAGCTTTGACGTAGTCGATCGCATCGGGACCGATCATGCTCAGGAACACCGTTCCCAAAAAGAAGCTTGCGATGGCGTACATCGTGAAGGGTTTGATGGCCCAGTTGATGAAAATCGTGAGCGCTACGGGGCCCATGGCTTTCCCCGCACGAACGACTTCGCCAAAGTCAATTTTGACCATGATCGGGAACATCATGAAGAACAGGCAAATCGCGATTGGAATGGAAACCACGGGCGCGTCGCCGGAGTAGATCGCCATCGCATCAAGCGATTGAGCCAACCCGGGAGCGATCTTTCCAAGGGCGATTCCACCGGCAATGCACAGCCCAACCCACACGGTCAGGTAGCGTTCGAAGAAGCCCATTCCGCCCGCCGTTGTCGGCGTTTCCTGTCCGGGGCAAGTGGATGTCTCGTCCATTTTGATTCTGCTCACGATGCGTTGAATTGGAAAAGGTACGAGCCAAAGCTGAATGGCCAAGTCGTGGGCCAGTTCAACTGCAATTCACTCGTTGTCTGATACGCCTATCGGCGATATACGATGAAAGCTACAGTCGATTGTCTTTCATGTCAATTGTCAGCTTCGCTTGGCAGCGTGTTTCGGCGGACTCGGTGATGAACCAAGGAGGTTCTTTTCGAAATTGGGCTGGACTAACCGTATCCGCGTGGGCGAATATGGGTAGTGTATCCGCTTTGGCGGATATGGATTGCAAAGCCGCATTCCCGTTGATCTGCCCCCGCTTCGAAACGCGGGGACTCTGTTTCTCTGACGCGAAGGATTTCCAATGAAACGAATGAATCTGCCAGCCCGTGGTATCGCCGCTCTAGCGTTTGCGACGATCTGTCTCGCTCCGACCAGCTCAATCCGGGCACAAGAGTTGACCTCGACCTCAGCAGCTTCCGGACCCGCCGGCGCCGCGATGCAAAAGGCGGCTCGTGAAGGGAAGTACTTGTTCGTCTATTTCTGGAAACAGAACGACGAACAGACTCAAACGATGCAGGGTGTTTTTCAGCAGGCAGTCGGCGGGATGACGGATGTCGCGAACTCGGTGAGCGTCCAGATCACGGACCCAAGCAACGCGGCGATCGTGAAACAGTTTGGTATCAGCCGGGCGCCGATGCCGCTCGCGTTGGTGCTTGCTCCCAACGGGGCCGTGACGGGCGGCTTGCCACTGAAATTCAACAAGCAACAGTTGCGGGAAGCGATCGTCAGCCGGGGGACCGCGACTTGTTTGAAGGCGATGCAAGATCGCAAGTTGGTGTTGCTCTGCGTGAAGCGGAACGCGGACGCGAGTTCGTTTCGGGGGGCTCATGACTTGACGCGTGACGAACGCTTCGCTGCCTCGACTCAAATCGTGAACCTGGACCCGGCAGACGTTTCGGAGCAAAGCTTTTTGCAATCCTTGAATGTCGATCCATCCGCCAGCAGCGGCGTGATGGTTGTGTTGACGCCTCCGGGCCAACCAGTGGCAACCTTCGCTGAAAACGTTACCAAAGACCAAATTGTCGAACGACTGACGGCGGCAAGCTCATCGTGTTGCCCCGGGGGCCAATGCAGCCCCGGCGGCACCTGTGCTCCCGGCCTGCAATGCTGCCCCGGCGGAAATTGTGCTCCCGCCGCCAAGTAGCAGCGAAGCAGTCATTTACTTTCTAGGTAGTGGACGAGGCAACGAGTCCCTGACCTGCCGTGTGGAGTTTGAGGACTCGTTGCCTCGTCCACTGCGGTCAACACTGACAAGTTCGTAAGGAGACAAACATGAACCTCAAAAAACTGGTCTGGCGCGAGCTCTTTGAGCGGAAGAGTCAGATGATCACGATCTTCGTTGGGATCCTTTTGGGAATCACGACGGTCATCGCGATCAAGAACATCACCTACTATTCCGAGATGGCGGTGGCCCGCGAAATGGACAGCCTCGGTGCCAACGTGTTGGTGCTGCCCAAGTCCGTGACGCTGCAGGATTACTACTCCGCTGACATTCACAACGAAACGATTCCCGAGGAATACGCGTTGCGTTTGACGATGTCCAACCTAGCGGGCGTCGACAACCTTTCGCCCAAGCTTTGCGTGCCGGTCGAACTGGAAGGCCGCTCGTTCACGTTGACCGGGATCTTGCCCAAGAGTGAGTTCCAAGCCAAAGCGGCTTGGGGCGGCGCAGGCATCTTTTCGCGGCCGATCGGTTGTGGAGCGATCGACGTCGGCACTCCCGAACCGGCAGACAAAAAGACGCTGGTTCGCAACCGAGTCATCGACGACCTGGCAACTGACGAAGCACTCGTTGGCGCCGACACCGCTTCGATGCTCGGAATCGAGGAAGGCCAATCGCTTGACTTGATGGGCCAGAAGTTCTCCGTCGTTGCCGTGCTGCCAGAAACAGGAACAGTCGACGATTCACGCGTCTTTGCTCACCTGCACACCGTGCAGGAGATGTCTGGCAAAGATGCGGTGGTCAGTTGCATCGAGATCGTTGGTTGTTGCAAAGAGATCTCCGCCGGATTGGTCGACAACGTGAACGACCTGTTGCCGGAAGCAAAGGTCGTGACAGTGACTCAGGTTGTCGCCACGCAGCAGAAGGTCAACGGCATGATGGAAAAACTGTCGATGATCTTCGTCGCGATCATTGTGGTGATCGGTGGAGCCGGTATTGCAAACTTCATGTTCGCCAATGTGTACGAGCGTCGCCGCGAAATCGGCACGTTGATGTCGCTGGGAGCGGAGTCAAAACTGATCCTGCGAATTTTCTTGCTCAAGGCATTGTTGCTGGGATTTGCCGGCGGTGTGGGCGGATTCCTGATCGGCACCACACTGGCGGTCACGCTGGGGCCTCGCTTGGCAAACGTGCCCGTGTTGCCAATGCCGATGCTGGCCGTTTGGGCGATTGGAATCTCGGTTGGCACGACGCTGTTGGCCAGTTATTTCCCCGCTCGCAATGCTGCTCGACTCGATCCCGTCACTTCGTTCAAGGAGGTTTGAATCATGTTATCGATGCAAAACGTCACAAAGACCTATGAAATGCACCGTCAAAAAGTGGTCGCACTCGACGACGCGACGCTGGAGATTCCCGAAGGCGATTTTGTTTCACTGATCGGCCCCAGCGGCAGTGGCAAGAGTTCGCTGCTGGTGATGCTGGGCGGGATGTTGTCGCCGACTTCCGGTCAGGTGCTGCTCAACGGTCAATCGATGTACGACTTGGACGCGGACGGCCGAGCGCGAATGCGAAAGGCAAACATCGGATTCGTGTTCCAGACGTTCAACCTGATTCCGTACCTAACGGCCCAGGAGAACGTGCAGATTCCGCTGTACTTGTCCGGCACCGGCGAAGCGGAGCAACGCGATCGCGCGGCGGAGTTGCTCGAACGGGTTGGCTTGGGTGACCGCTTGGATCACAAGCCCAATGAACTGAGCGTTGGTCAACAGCAACGAGTCGCCCTGGCTCGGATGCTGGCCAACGACCCAGCGGTGATTTTGGCCGATGAGCCAACCGGGAATTTGGATCCGGAGACCAGTGAGCAGGTGATTGGCTACTTCGAAGAGTTCAATCGGGAAGGTCGCACGATCGTGATGGTGACGCACAATCCGGAAGCCGCTGAACGAGCCAAACGTGTGCTGAAACTGCGAAACGGCCGAATCGTCGACGACCGGGCAGCCCTGCACGCTGCTTAGCGAGAAGATTTGATCTGTTGATCGAGTCACGTCCCCCCAGCTACAATGCCGCGATGAATTGCAGCATCCTGATTGGGGGCATGTGACTGCCGATCAACGTTCAAAAGGCCGTGGGACGATGAGTACGACAACAAATTCTCGCTCCATGGGCGACATGTCGAACGTCCCTTTGGCGGAGATCGGTGAGGAGATCAACACGGTCTTTCGTGCGTTCGCGGATAGCACGCGGCTGCGGATTCTGCACTTGTTGGTGGAAGAGGAAATCTGCGTGGGAAATCTTGTTGAGATCCTGCAATTGCCTCAGCCGACAGTCTCTCGGCACTTGGCGTACCTTCGAAAAGCCAGTTTGGTCGACGTCCGCAAGGAAGGCCTGTGGTCGCACTATTCACTCGCGCCAGCTCAGTCTTGCTTTCAAGAGAAGATGTACGGGTGTCTGACGGGGTGTTTCACCGAGGTCCCCGAGCTGAAGGACGATGCGCGTCGCGCAAAGCAACTGCGAGAAACTGGCGGTTGCTGCAAGTAACGCCGGCCGTGCTTCCCTGAAACGACGAATGGGCGATCGCGGTTGCAAGAATGATTTGCGTCGAGGACGCAGGCATTCGCACTCCGACGGCTGCCTGTTGGGACGAGAATGCTGGGTGAACTGGATCGTGACTCGCGGCTCGTCATTGCTTAGAGTCTTGGTCTCTCTCTTCTCACTCAAGAAGCAGTCGCCTTCGATGAAAGAATTCAACGATCGTCTTCTCCAATCTGGGTTCACGTTCATCGTCCGATGGGGACGAATCGCAGTTTGTTGGTTGGTGGCCTGCCAAGCAGCGATGGCTCAGCCAGCGAGTGACAACGCACCCCAAAATACGATTCCTGATATTGCTTTGGAGGAAGCGGTCGATTGGCCGGATTTTCTTGGTGCCTGTGATTGGCAGCGTGACACCATGCCTCGCTCTTGGGACGAAGCACCGTTCACGGGAAACGGCGAACAAGGCACGCTGGTGTATCAAGTCAATGAGCGAACGGTTCAGTTTGATGTTGGTTGTTCTGCCGCGCACGATCATCGGCCTTGGCAAGAGGACGACCTTTCTGAAAAGCACGTGGAGGTTCTCAATCGCGGGCGACATTTCATTGGGCACCTGGAGCTTCGCTTGCCGGCCGAGGTAACCGGTGGCGCTGCTCGCATTGGTCTGTGGAACGCGGAAGCCAGCGGGACAATTCTGTCCAAGAACGGAAACGCGAATTGGATGGCGATCACTCATGCGACGCAGCCTATTATTCATTGCGAATTGCAGACGGAAGGGGAGCTGGCCGATGCTGAGTTCGTCTATGTTCCCAGGTCACCCAAAAGTCCGAGGGCGGTCCGGGCGAAGGCCGAACGAACGGCTGCGCACCCCGATCCTACAAGCTCATCGACGGACGATGGGATCCAGTTGGTGGTGCAAGACCTGGTGGCGGGCGGTCAGACCGCCGTCGCCTGGTTCACTCAACGCGAAGGCAACCGGATTCGGTTGTGGTTGAGTGTTCAGCACTCGTTTCCAAACGCAAACGCATCCGCACAAGTGGTCGATGCCGTGAGGTCGGCTATCGGCGCTGATTATCAGGCTTGGATCGAAAGTCACCGCGAATGGTGGCACGCCTACTACCCGAAGAGCTTTCTTCACACGGGCGATTCGTTTTGGGATTCTTTCTATTGGATCCAGCAATACAAGCTGGCCTGCGCCACCCGTGATCAAGGTTGGATCATCGACAACCAGGGGCCGTGGTTGCAACCAACCGCTTGGAGCGCGACATGGTGGAACCTCAACGCCCAGCTTTCTCACGCGGGAGGGTACACCGCCAATCGTCGCGGCACCGTGTCGGCGCTGCGTCAGAAGTTGGAAGACAACCGAGAGCACCTGACTCAGAATGTTGCCGAGCCATACCGTCATGATTCATCAGCGATGGGGCGTTCTTCTTCCGGGTGGGATTTAGTGGCTCATGTGGGAGAGCCAGGTGGACGGTCGGGGATGGATCCGAAAATCGGTGCTGAGTGCGGCAACTTGTTGTGGGCTCTGCACAACGTCGACCTCGAATATCGTTACTGGTCTGACGAATCGATTCGCGACAGAACCCTGTATCCGCTGCTCAAGCGAGCGGTCAACTACTACCGTCACTTTTTGAAACGTGGTGACGATGGCATGTGGCATCTGCCAAGGACATACAGCCCTGAGTACCGGTTGGCGGAGGACTGCACCTACGATTTGGATCTGCTGCGTTGGGGAGCTGGTCGGCTAGTGGAAATCGCTGGAGAGAAGCAGTTGTCGGATACCGAGGAACCCCTGTTGCCGGTTTGGCGAGACCTCGCTGAGAACTTGGCGCGAGTGCAGGCGAATGACACCGGCCGAGCAATTGGCCGCGATGTTTGGTTGACGGGGGGACACCGCCATTGGTCCCATTTGATGGCGATCTATCCCTTGCGGACAATCACTCCGGAATCGGAGGCGGGACGAGCGCTCATTGAGCGAAGTTTGAAGCATTGGCGTTCGTTCGGTCGTGGCATCGCCGGATACTCACACACCGCCAGTTCTTGCATGGCATCGATTTTGGGTGATGGTGATTCCGCATTGGAATACTTGGAACAGCTGCGGCCGTATTTGCGTCCCAACACGTTCTATTCAGAAATTGGTTTGCCGGTGATGGAGACTCCATTGCATGGAGCGACCGCGATGCAAGAAATGATGCTGCAGAGTCACCGAGGAACGCTGAGGATCTTCCCGGCCGTGCCATCCAGTTGGTCCGATGTGTCCATCAGGAATTTTCGCGGCGAGGGTGGTTTTCTCGTCAGCGGACAAATGGAAGAGAGCCAATGTCGCTGGATCATGGTCGAGTCCACGGTCGGAGGGGACGTCGATGTGGTCCCGCCACCGGGGGCTTACCAGTGGTGCAAAAACACGGATCCGGCCAACGTTCCGGCGAACCAAGGAACGCTGAGATTGAGAACTGCCCGAGCCGATCGGTTCCTGATTTGGCCAGTTGGTGAACCGCGGCCTGAAATTGGTTTTAGGCAGTGAGAGTTGTGGCTTCGAATCGGCACGCATGACGCCGGCTATGTGTAGCCGACGTCATACGATGCGATTGCACTACATCTCTGGATCCGGGGGCGGATTCATGTCCGCGTTGGCGGCTTCCGGGTTGTTGTCCAGGTAGTCTTGGATCTCGTCCGGATTGGAGGAGGGACCGGATTCTGAATTCCCGCAGCCGACCGTTGTCGCGACGAACGCCAACAAGGCCAGAGCAAGAACTTGGGTGGTAGCAATTCGCATTGGACTAAAATTCTCCATCAAGGATTTCTTTGGAGCTTCGGGTGCCGAGTGCACCCCATAAACCGTAGGGGCTTACCGAACCAGGGACAGATTCTGGGTCGTTGTGTTGGGCGTGAGCGCCGACTTGTCCTCGATCCGCGTTTCCTGCGTCGATCGAATCGGTGATGAATTTGACAGCCCCATCGCCCATCAACACGTGGCATCCACCTTGGTGGCGACTTCCCATGGGACTGGTCGCAATCGAGACAATGTTGGTGTTGTTGATGCACAACGGTGAGTTGGGCGTCAGCATGGTATAGACTTGTTGGCTGACCGGACTGCCATAGGCCCACTTCATGCCACGAGTTTGTTCGTCACTGCCGACTTTGGGGGCGGAGCTGAGCCAAAATTGGGGCCGCTCCGGATCCACGTATCCTTCGCAAGATGTGTTCCCGCCGATGTTGAGCAAGTTGACAGCACCATCAACAGCCTTGGTTCGAGTGTCGCTGTCACCCAGGTCGGTCACGATCTCACCAAAAGCGATGGTGTTGGAAAGCCCGTCCAGCATGTCTCGGAAAGCCGACTTTTGTTGGTTGCGAAAGAAGCCTCGCTGGGAAGCACGAACGCGAGTCTGGTAAGAAGAGTTCGTTGTCGGGACGCCGGAGGTCCGGTTGCGGTACCCGCCCCAAGTTGTGTCGGTCGAATCGCCGAGGCTGGGGCCGTAGTTCGTCCGCCCTTGGCCGGGCAATCCGACACCGGGGTCACTGGGGCAACGCAGCATTGGCAAGCTGGTCATCCAAGGTGCGTAAAAGCCACCGGCTCCATTGGTCGCCGAATTCAGTGGGCGACCGGGCCACGGTCCCATCGGTGCATAGACATTTCCGATGCCTGCGGAGCCCTCTGTGACTTGGTACGGGTTGCTGATCTGTTCCCACAAACCCTGCTGTTCGAAAAACGGGGTCAAGCCAACCAGGCAAGACAGGTCCAATCGGTTGTTGCCTGTTGCGGCCGACCAGGAGTTGGTCCCGGTACCGTGAGTGCCGCCTTGATGTTCAGGGGCCTGATTGTAAGCCGAGTGGTAGTTGTGCAGTGCCAAGCCGATTTGCTTGAAGTTGTTGCTGCAACTCATTCGTCGGGCTGCTTCCCGAGCGGCTTGGACGGCGGGCAGCAACAGCCCAACGAGGACACCAATGATGGCGATGACAACCAACAATTCCACCAAGGTGAAACCGTTGCGGTTTGTTCGTGACGCATTGCGCATGAGAACTCCATGTACTTGAAAAGAAGAATAGCGAACGGCGTCATCTTACGGATGAGAGGTGGATGCACCCCAAGCAATTGCGGCCGGTGGGAATTGATTTGCGACACAGTGGCAATGGGGGCGATTCCGGCACTCGGGTTTGCGGAATGACGCAAGAGGAAACCGCTATCACGATTCCATGGAGGGGAAGTTTTGAAAAGTGTGGAATCAACCCACTCAAAATCCAGCGAATATACGCCTTTGACGGTGAGTCGAACCGTTGTTAGAGGCCGGTAGTGTTCTATAGAGATCCGTTGGTGTCAGTTCGCGCCCAAGCCAGTCCTGTCGTGGAATTCGCGAAACGAAGTGTTTGCTCACCCGCTTGGCCGCTGGTGGATTGCTCTCGGGGCACCAATTTGCGTCATGCGTTTGGCGTCAAATGCTGGGCCGAAATTTTCCAAGAATTCTCTGATTTGCTTTCAAAAATTCTGGCTGCCGAATTTTCATCGGGGGGGTTCCGGGGGTGCCCGCGTTTTTT is part of the Rhodopirellula bahusiensis genome and harbors:
- a CDS encoding SecDF P1 head subdomain-containing protein, producing the protein MTNQSGLLQDDFESRNTSRNLFRGFVIAAGVFLLVAVITAIAFVFLYQPIVPATQLVYAIQRLDSQSEIVTSSEMVEPLTRRLRHFFGPGMQVNALDEAHVEVILPTQDPMDLAVAKDLLVSAGVLRFLPIADRDQNISLSKRVEQAGDPPSLSRDVLNTDGTIVGRWVTVGFDDTAMLNDRITSLNVDLRSPIVRDSETGEVLSLPNQVLGNDNKIKIAQWMQEQAIRSIDVLTLVEETQAVNGEDLAFAAVTFDERGDPAVAFTFNDAGSKKMEALTITHSPKGNSLTQLGVVLDDQLITPHYSPRTC
- a CDS encoding DUF1559 domain-containing protein; its protein translation is MRNASRTNRNGFTLVELLVVIAIIGVLVGLLLPAVQAAREAARRMSCSNNFKQIGLALHNYHSAYNQAPEHQGGTHGTGTNSWSAATGNNRLDLSCLVGLTPFFEQQGLWEQISNPYQVTEGSAGIGNVYAPMGPWPGRPLNSATNGAGGFYAPWMTSLPMLRCPSDPGVGLPGQGRTNYGPSLGDSTDTTWGGYRNRTSGVPTTNSSYQTRVRASQRGFFRNQQKSAFRDMLDGLSNTIAFGEIVTDLGDSDTRTKAVDGAVNLLNIGGNTSCEGYVDPERPQFWLSSAPKVGSDEQTRGMKWAYGSPVSQQVYTMLTPNSPLCINNTNIVSIATSPMGSRHQGGCHVLMGDGAVKFITDSIDAGNADRGQVGAHAQHNDPESVPGSVSPYGLWGALGTRSSKEILDGEF
- a CDS encoding glycosyl hydrolase family 95 catalytic domain-containing protein, with product MKEFNDRLLQSGFTFIVRWGRIAVCWLVACQAAMAQPASDNAPQNTIPDIALEEAVDWPDFLGACDWQRDTMPRSWDEAPFTGNGEQGTLVYQVNERTVQFDVGCSAAHDHRPWQEDDLSEKHVEVLNRGRHFIGHLELRLPAEVTGGAARIGLWNAEASGTILSKNGNANWMAITHATQPIIHCELQTEGELADAEFVYVPRSPKSPRAVRAKAERTAAHPDPTSSSTDDGIQLVVQDLVAGGQTAVAWFTQREGNRIRLWLSVQHSFPNANASAQVVDAVRSAIGADYQAWIESHREWWHAYYPKSFLHTGDSFWDSFYWIQQYKLACATRDQGWIIDNQGPWLQPTAWSATWWNLNAQLSHAGGYTANRRGTVSALRQKLEDNREHLTQNVAEPYRHDSSAMGRSSSGWDLVAHVGEPGGRSGMDPKIGAECGNLLWALHNVDLEYRYWSDESIRDRTLYPLLKRAVNYYRHFLKRGDDGMWHLPRTYSPEYRLAEDCTYDLDLLRWGAGRLVEIAGEKQLSDTEEPLLPVWRDLAENLARVQANDTGRAIGRDVWLTGGHRHWSHLMAIYPLRTITPESEAGRALIERSLKHWRSFGRGIAGYSHTASSCMASILGDGDSALEYLEQLRPYLRPNTFYSEIGLPVMETPLHGATAMQEMMLQSHRGTLRIFPAVPSSWSDVSIRNFRGEGGFLVSGQMEESQCRWIMVESTVGGDVDVVPPPGAYQWCKNTDPANVPANQGTLRLRTARADRFLIWPVGEPRPEIGFRQ
- a CDS encoding ABC transporter permease — its product is MNLKKLVWRELFERKSQMITIFVGILLGITTVIAIKNITYYSEMAVAREMDSLGANVLVLPKSVTLQDYYSADIHNETIPEEYALRLTMSNLAGVDNLSPKLCVPVELEGRSFTLTGILPKSEFQAKAAWGGAGIFSRPIGCGAIDVGTPEPADKKTLVRNRVIDDLATDEALVGADTASMLGIEEGQSLDLMGQKFSVVAVLPETGTVDDSRVFAHLHTVQEMSGKDAVVSCIEIVGCCKEISAGLVDNVNDLLPEAKVVTVTQVVATQQKVNGMMEKLSMIFVAIIVVIGGAGIANFMFANVYERRREIGTLMSLGAESKLILRIFLLKALLLGFAGGVGGFLIGTTLAVTLGPRLANVPVLPMPMLAVWAIGISVGTTLLASYFPARNAARLDPVTSFKEV
- a CDS encoding ABC transporter ATP-binding protein, producing MLSMQNVTKTYEMHRQKVVALDDATLEIPEGDFVSLIGPSGSGKSSLLVMLGGMLSPTSGQVLLNGQSMYDLDADGRARMRKANIGFVFQTFNLIPYLTAQENVQIPLYLSGTGEAEQRDRAAELLERVGLGDRLDHKPNELSVGQQQRVALARMLANDPAVILADEPTGNLDPETSEQVIGYFEEFNREGRTIVMVTHNPEAAERAKRVLKLRNGRIVDDRAALHAA
- a CDS encoding ArsR/SmtB family transcription factor, which produces MSNVPLAEIGEEINTVFRAFADSTRLRILHLLVEEEICVGNLVEILQLPQPTVSRHLAYLRKASLVDVRKEGLWSHYSLAPAQSCFQEKMYGCLTGCFTEVPELKDDARRAKQLRETGGCCK
- the arsB gene encoding ACR3 family arsenite efflux transporter codes for the protein MDETSTCPGQETPTTAGGMGFFERYLTVWVGLCIAGGIALGKIAPGLAQSLDAMAIYSGDAPVVSIPIAICLFFMMFPIMVKIDFGEVVRAGKAMGPVALTIFINWAIKPFTMYAIASFFLGTVFLSMIGPDAIDYVKAPLGADIEVGATYGAGKAVMVDGVKMLEVPLWRSYLAGCILLGIAPCTAMVLVWGFLAKGNDGHTLVMVAINSLMMLVLYGLLGGVLLGVGQLPVPWKALLLSIAIYVALPLATGYFTRRWLIATKGATWFKERFLHYLSPVTTTALLATLVLLFSFKGETIVANPLTILWIAIPLTIQTVLIFALGYGLSKAFGFSYQSAAPTAMIGASNHFEVAIATATMLYGLSSGAALATVVGVLIEVPLMLALVKFCLKTSGWFRDASEEPADNQELAQQ